GCGTCTTTACATCAATCTTCTGACTTCGACTGGAACAAACGCGATGAGCGGAATGTCAGCCATTATGGGCGTGATGCAATCGGCAGCCCGCAAGGCGTCGCGCAACCTGCTGCGCGATTTCGGCGAAGTCGAGACGCTGCAGGTCAGTCGCAAGGGACCGGCGGATTTCGTCAGTCGTGCCGACCGCAAGGCCGAACGGACGATCCACGAAGAATTGTCGCGGGCCCGCCCCGGCTATGGCTTCCTGATGGAAGAGGCGGGCGAGATCGAAGGGTCCGACAAGTCGCACCGTTTCATCGTCGATCCGCTCGACGGCACGACCAACTTCCTGCACGGCATTCCGCACTTTGCCATTTCGATCGCACTAGAGCGCGAAATCGACGGAAACCCGCGCGAGCTTGTCGCCGGGATGGTCTATAATCCCGTCACGGATGATATGTGGTTCGCCGAGAAAGGTCGTGGGGCTTACATCAATGACGGCACACGCGGCGGCGCGGATCGTCGCCTGCGCCCCGCGCAGCGTACGGATTTTTCCGACTGCATTTTCGCTACGGGTGTGCCGTTCAAGGGCCGCCCGGGTCATGCAAAATTCCTCAAGGAACTGCACAAGGTCATGGGCACGTCAGCGGGCGTGCGCCGCTTCGGCGCGGCGTCGCTGGATCTCGCCTGGACGGCTGCGGGCCGCTATGACGGCTTCTGGGAACGCGGGCTGGCCCCGTGGGATGTCGCTGCGGGCATCGTGATTGCGCGCGAAGCCGGATTGCAGGTCGAAAGCCTGTCCGGCGGCAACCCCGAAGAGACCGGCGACATCATCGTTGCTAACGAAACGATCTTTCCCATGCTGGAAGAGCGGGTCCGATAGCTTCTACTCAGGCACCCCTGTTTTCGTAATCCTCACGGGTTATTTCGAAGACATAATAAGGATGCGTTTGTCCGTTCCAGACCTTTGTGAATTCGCCGTCGCGCTGTTGCGCGCCAAGGCGCCTCATTGCTGATATCGAGCGACGGTTTGATTGCGCGACATCGAACGTGACCGTTTTCACATGATCGAAAATATGCTCGAGCATGAGATGCTTGACTTCAGAATTATATTGGCCGCCCCAATATGGCCGTGCCAGAAACGTATAGCCGATTTTGACCTCTGAACTGTCTGAACTAAGATCATAGTAGCGGCTGCTTCCGATGACGGCTTTCGTCGCCCTGTCCTCGATGACAAGGGCGCCATTCACCAACGCACCGTCAAAAAAGCGACGAAACGCGGATTCCTTATATCGGTCAGGCTCGAAGTGATTGGCCCAGATGTGTGGGTCTGATGCTGCTCTGTGAAGCGCGACCCAGTCATCGTCCCGCAATGGGCGCAATTTCGTGAGAGGGCCGACCAGAACGGGGAGCTGCATTTGGCTGCGACTATAAGAGCGGAAAGGCCCGGTCAATCTCACGACATCTGTCGCCTACGCTTGATTCTCCGGGCGGCTGCCCATATAGGCCCCGCCACGCGGTGGACCGACCAAAGCAAAGCCGTACCCAACATAGAGATTGAATAATGAAGACCGACGGACATCCCGACTACCATACCATCACCGTGAAGATGGTGGATGGCAGCACTTATGAAACGCGCTCCACCTGGGGCAAGGAAGGCGACACGCTCGTCCTTGATATCGACCCCAAGACACACCCCGCCTGGACCGGCGGCGAAGCCCGCATTTCCGATCGCGGTCGCGTGTCGAAGTTCAAGGACAAATTCAAGGGCTTCGCATAAGCCCTGTCGCGCGGGGACCATCCCTAGAGATGATTTAGGCCCTTCCCCAAAAGTCGAAAAAACAAAGCCGCCCCAACCGGGCGGCTTTTTTGATCTTATGGCTGGATTGGGCGCAGACTCAGGGTTCGCGAAGCGGCTGCGTATCCAGTATTTTGGCCTTCTTTCGCATCGTCTCATAGCCGTCCCGCCGCCAAGCCGACAGCTCGTGACGCGGCTTGCGAAAGGCTTCGGATCGCACAAAGCCCTCACCGTCAAATTCGATCATGGTGATGACCAGTTCATCCGCCGTAACGGCAATATGATTGAAGGCTGGGTTGTTGTCCCGCCGACGCGTCGAGAGCGTGCCCGACGAAACGGATAGCAACTCGCTCCCCCCCGGCTTGCGCTCGACGACAAAGGGCACATGGACGTGGCCGGACAGAACCATGTCGCAATTCCCGTCGGCCAGGCGCTTCAAGGCTTCGGGTCCATTATCCGTCGTTTTCTGCAGGGGCGATTCCGGCGGATAGATGAAGGGATGGTGGACATTGAGCAAGCGCAGCTTGTTCCAGTCACTCTCATGAAAGCGCGCAATCACCGTGTCGAGCCTGTCGAGATCGACAACCCCGACCGACCAGTCGAGCTTCATTTGCACGCCGCGCGCCGTATTCATCGACTGAATGATCACATTTTCGTCTTCGAAGAGGCCGATATCCAGCGGATCGATATAGTCCGCATAGCGATCGAACGGTTTCATCATCCGGTCGATAATGCCGTACATGGGAGTATCGTGATTGCCCGCCGTGATGACCTTGGGTCCTGCCAGCCCCGCAATCCATTCGGCAGCCCGAGCGAATTCCTCTTCCGAGCCGGTCTGGGTAATGTCGCCGGAGATGACCGATATATCCGGCTCCAGCTTGTCGATCGTCGCCCCCAATTTGGCCAGCGCGCTCTGGTCTTCGACGCCGAAGTGAATATCCGCAAAGTGCAGAATGGATGTCATGGGGGCTCCGTCTTGTGGGTCGGTTAATCGGTTTGGCGCTGCGTTGGAAAGCTCATGGCCGGCCAAGGTGCCATGACGAGGCCGCGTTGCCTGTCGATACGAACGCTAACATCGCCTTCGAAAGTCATGGACTCGCCGTCCAGCAAGCCTTCGATCGGATCATCGGATCGCAGCCGGAAACGCTGCGTCCTGACATGTTCGACGGACTCGCTCTGACGAATATTCCCAAGCAGCGCCGACAGGCCGAGCGACAGCGTGCTTCCGCCCGTCACCGTTTCGAACAGGGTCAGATCCAGCACGTCCGGGTCCAGTGCCTCGCCGTCCATGAAAGGGCATGTCACATTGACCAGCTCCAGCTGCAGCGACCCGAAGGGCGCATCATCCGTTGCGATCGTGATCGGCGCCGCTTCCGATGTGGTTCTCATCGTCTTGATCGCATCACGCGCCGCTTCGACAACATGACCGTCCCGCAGCTCCTCGCGCGCATCGTTCATGCGCGTCGGCTTTCCGAACATGGCCCCGACCATGAAAGTGCCGACCTCGCCGCGATCATCGCTGACGACCCCGGCCGTCATGGGACGGGGCTGGGCTGCCGCAAGTCCGCCCAGCAAACAGTCCTGCCAGACATCGGATCCGTAAAGACCCAGCATCAGCATGTTCATCGTGCCGCCGGGCAAGGCGATAAACGGGACGTCCTGATCGCGAGCGATCGAAGCCACGGCAGCTGCCGTGCCGTCCCCGCCAAAGCTGATCAGAAGGTCGCCGCCAGCGTCGCGCATGTTCTGCATCATGTCAGCCATGTCGGCGGACTGCCCCATGAAGATTTTCGGGCGACCATATCCGTAACGTTCCAGCAATGTCGTAATCTGCCCGGAAATATCTTCCGATGAGGATGATGACAGATTGATCAGCAATACGGGTCGTGACGGGGCAGTTCGAAAGGTCATAAGAGCGGGCTCGCAAGGCGGAGAATATTTTCTTTCCAGCGAAGGAAGGGACCGCGCGTTTCCCATTTCTGCGGATCCAGCATCTCGGACTCGCTGATATAGGTTTCGATCAGACGCCCGGTTTCAGCCGCGAAATCCTCATCATAGACACACAGCGTCATTTCCAGATTAAGATAGAAGCTTCGCATATCGACATTGGCAGTGCCGATCAGGGTCATCTGGTTATCGACCTGAACCAGCTTGGTGTGCAGCATGCCGCCCGTAAATCTGTGAATTTCGATTCCAGCCTGGATCAGACTGTCAAAGGTCGCCTCCCCGGCGTGACGGGCCATGATCGAGTCGACCCGGCGCGGAACGATCAGACGGACATTGACGCCGCGGTGGGCGGCGTTGATCAGGGCCAACTGTATGGTATCATCAGGGACGAAATAGGGCGTGACCAGCGTGATCGTATCGCTCGCCGCATAGATCGACGATACCATGAGTTCATGAATGACGGATCGCTGCATTTCCGGACCGGAAGGAACGAGCTGCATGACGGGTCCACCCTCGAAATGCGGCGCAGCGTCGCCATCGTCTGAGAGCTCCCGCAGGTCGTCCTTCGTATAATCCATGCCCTGACTGTCGAAAATATAGTCCGTGTTGAACACGCAGGACAGGGACGACACAATATGGCCTTCCAGGCGCATCATGACATCGACCCACTGGCCATATCCCTGCCCCTGTTTAAATTTAACGGGATCGGTCAGATTGAAACTGCCCGTATAGCCGATCTCCTGATCGATCACGATCAACTTGCGATGGTTGCGAAGATCCGTCCGCTTGGACAGCGCCTTGATCGGATTGACGGAGAGGGAATGAACAACGTCGACCCCGGCGCGACACAGCCGCTCATCCCAGTCTGACTTGAAGAAGGGACGACCGCCAAAATCATCGACCATGAGGCGCGTATCGATCCCGCGCTCTGCCGCGCGTTCCAGCGCTTCCAGAATACCGATGATCAATCCGTCGGGATCGACGATGTAGAATTCCAGATAGACGCTCTCCTGTGCGGCATCGATATCTGCGATCATGGCCGCGACGAGAGGCGGCGCTTCGGTGAACAGTTTGTAGCGATTGCCAGCCGTCGGGAAGAAACCGGTCTGGATCGAGAGCATCCAGGACAGGTCCTGCAGATAATTGTCGACGGGTAGATCTTCACGGCTGACACGTCGTTTGCCGATTCCGAAGTCGCGCTGATAATGTTGTCGAATGTCCCAGCCCGTCTGCATGCGTTTGCGGCCCAGTGATTGGCTGCCAAACAGGAAGTAGAGACCGGCACCGACCACAGGCAGAACGGATAGCAGCACGATCCAAGACAGGGTCGTGGCGACATTGATCCGTCGGCTGATGATGATCAGCGACAGGGTCACAGTCACAATGATGTGCGCAAGCAGAAAAAGCGGGCTGGTTGGCAGCATTTTCCTTGTCCCCTGTGACGGTCGTACTAACAACTGACACAGTCAGCCTTGTACGGGAACGGCTAGCGGGGCTGCGGGTTCCTGTTTTCGTCGAATTGTGTTGGCAGAACAGACAAGGAGGACGACAGGACCGATATGCGCCAATCCTTCACCGTACTGTCCTACAATATACAAGCCGGTATCGGGACGCAGCGCGCCCATCATTATGTCACGCGGGCCCATCATCAGGTGATCAGCACGAAGGCCAAGCGCGAACGGTTGCGATCGATCGGCAAATTCATTGCCGGGTTCGACATTGCCTGCCTGCAGGAAGTCGATCCGGGGGGGCGCCGGGCGGGTTTCAGCAATCAGGGCGATATTCTGAGCGAAGCCAGCGGCCATCCGCATCATGTCTATCAGGAAAACCGGGCCGTCCGGGCGATTTCCCGTCATGGCAATGCCATTCTGTCCCGCGTCCCAATCGTCAGTTGCGAGGATCTGAAACTGCCTGGACGTATTGGCGGGCGCGGCGCGCTGCTGGTCGAATTCGATATGGAACCTGCGACGATACTGGCCTGCGTCCACCTCTCGCTAGGGCCTGACGATCAGCGCGAACAACTCGAATATCTGGCCGATGAGATGGACAAGCCCCGCTATGGCCGGGCGCGGAAGATCGTCTGCGGTGACATGAATTGTGCGGCCCGATCCGGCCCGCTATCCCGCTTCTCGGAAGTCAGCGGATTACGTCCGATCACGGGAGCCCCGCATAAGACCTACCCGTCTTGGACACCGCGACTGGGGCTAGACCATATTCTGACCGACGACACGACGATCGATCACCAAGTCACGGTGGAAGCGGCCAGCTTTTCGGATCATCTTCCCGTGTCTGCCCGGTTTCAGGCCTCAAGCCTGCCAACGTAAGGCATATGCGATGTCGGTGCGAAGCATGGATCACCCAAACGAGACCGGGCCCGGTCATATGACCAGGCCCGGTTATGGGTGAGATCCGCAAGGGAACGGGGAAGGCCATAACGGATCTCGTATCAGTGCATGTCGCCACTTTCGACCGGACTGATGGATTTTTACCTACGGGATTACGGCGCCGCATACGATAACCACAGATACGGCTTTGCGGCTCAGACCGCGTGAATGTCCGTCAACACATCTGTTTTTATCCTAGATAAAGAAGTTTTCGTCCAATTTTGCTGGAAATTACAGGTTGGAGGCCTGCGAATTATCATTAGTTAAGAGCGATTCGCGCTTTTCCTGTTATAGAATAAGAAAGATGCGTCGGTTTTGACGTCATCAAACGGGAACATTTTCGCACCTAACCTCTGAACGGGCACTGCTGGAGCGCAGTGCGAGGTCGCGCAGCGAGACTAAGATTTTATCATGGGCACGACACGCCAAAGCCTCGCCAATTCGCTTGTAGAGCCTGCGTCATTCCGCAAGCTTGCCGCTCTGTCCGACATCTCGCGGGAGGATCTTCAAGCCCTCTCTTCCATGCCCTATACCGACATTGCGGTGGGGCGTAATCGCTCCCTGATCGATCCGCTCAACGATCCGCTTAAATGTTTCGTCGTTGCGACGGGCTGGGCCTATTCCTTTGCGGTCATGCCCAATGGGCGGCGCCAAGTCTTTCACATCTATCAGGAAGGCGATTTGATCGGCTTCGAGGATCTGATGTTCAGCCGGAACGTCTTTCCGGTGACGGCCATCACGAATTGCCGGCTTGCCAATATCAGAACGGACCAGATGCGGTCCTTTCTGTCACGCAATGTCCGACTGTCATCCTATCTCTATGCGATGAGCAACCTCAATCAGGTTGTCCTGATGGACCGCATGCAGGCGATTGCTCGGCTCGAGCCCAAGCCACGCATGGCGCACTTCCTGCTAGAACTGATGAGCCGGACGCGGGTAACGTCCGATTTCCATAATGGTCGCCGGGGCCGGTCCATGGTTTTCAACCTGCCAATGCGCCAGGGTCTGATTGCCGATTGTGCCGGGATGAGCGCTGTTCATGTCTCCCGCACACTGTCCTGGTTTGTCGAGGACGGTCTGATCTCACGCCCGGCACGCCATATTTTCGAAGTGCATGATGAACAGCGTCTGCTAGATATGAGCGGCTTCAAGAACCGCTACGAGACCATTACACGCATGAATTGACACGACCATCGGCTGCAGAGCTCACGCCGCATTGCTTTTTGATCCTGCGGCGCCTCTGAAATCTTATTATCGATTAAACCATTGCAATTGTTGACTGCAGGCAATCTGCGAGACTTAACGTGTTATAATGACACTCGCCTGATTTTACATCATGGGAGCCGAATGCAGCGCAGTTTGGACGGAAACTGCTT
This genomic window from Algimonas porphyrae contains:
- a CDS encoding inositol monophosphatase family protein, encoding MSGMSAIMGVMQSAARKASRNLLRDFGEVETLQVSRKGPADFVSRADRKAERTIHEELSRARPGYGFLMEEAGEIEGSDKSHRFIVDPLDGTTNFLHGIPHFAISIALEREIDGNPRELVAGMVYNPVTDDMWFAEKGRGAYINDGTRGGADRRLRPAQRTDFSDCIFATGVPFKGRPGHAKFLKELHKVMGTSAGVRRFGAASLDLAWTAAGRYDGFWERGLAPWDVAAGIVIAREAGLQVESLSGGNPEETGDIIVANETIFPMLEERVR
- the cls gene encoding cardiolipin synthase; the protein is MLPTSPLFLLAHIIVTVTLSLIIISRRINVATTLSWIVLLSVLPVVGAGLYFLFGSQSLGRKRMQTGWDIRQHYQRDFGIGKRRVSREDLPVDNYLQDLSWMLSIQTGFFPTAGNRYKLFTEAPPLVAAMIADIDAAQESVYLEFYIVDPDGLIIGILEALERAAERGIDTRLMVDDFGGRPFFKSDWDERLCRAGVDVVHSLSVNPIKALSKRTDLRNHRKLIVIDQEIGYTGSFNLTDPVKFKQGQGYGQWVDVMMRLEGHIVSSLSCVFNTDYIFDSQGMDYTKDDLRELSDDGDAAPHFEGGPVMQLVPSGPEMQRSVIHELMVSSIYAASDTITLVTPYFVPDDTIQLALINAAHRGVNVRLIVPRRVDSIMARHAGEATFDSLIQAGIEIHRFTGGMLHTKLVQVDNQMTLIGTANVDMRSFYLNLEMTLCVYDEDFAAETGRLIETYISESEMLDPQKWETRGPFLRWKENILRLASPLL
- a CDS encoding GNAT family N-acetyltransferase, yielding MQLPVLVGPLTKLRPLRDDDWVALHRAASDPHIWANHFEPDRYKESAFRRFFDGALVNGALVIEDRATKAVIGSSRYYDLSSDSSEVKIGYTFLARPYWGGQYNSEVKHLMLEHIFDHVKTVTFDVAQSNRRSISAMRRLGAQQRDGEFTKVWNGQTHPYYVFEITREDYENRGA
- a CDS encoding diacylglycerol/lipid kinase family protein; this encodes MTFRTAPSRPVLLINLSSSSSEDISGQITTLLERYGYGRPKIFMGQSADMADMMQNMRDAGGDLLISFGGDGTAAAVASIARDQDVPFIALPGGTMNMLMLGLYGSDVWQDCLLGGLAAAQPRPMTAGVVSDDRGEVGTFMVGAMFGKPTRMNDAREELRDGHVVEAARDAIKTMRTTSEAAPITIATDDAPFGSLQLELVNVTCPFMDGEALDPDVLDLTLFETVTGGSTLSLGLSALLGNIRQSESVEHVRTQRFRLRSDDPIEGLLDGESMTFEGDVSVRIDRQRGLVMAPWPAMSFPTQRQTD
- a CDS encoding metallophosphoesterase family protein, producing MTSILHFADIHFGVEDQSALAKLGATIDKLEPDISVISGDITQTGSEEEFARAAEWIAGLAGPKVITAGNHDTPMYGIIDRMMKPFDRYADYIDPLDIGLFEDENVIIQSMNTARGVQMKLDWSVGVVDLDRLDTVIARFHESDWNKLRLLNVHHPFIYPPESPLQKTTDNGPEALKRLADGNCDMVLSGHVHVPFVVERKPGGSELLSVSSGTLSTRRRDNNPAFNHIAVTADELVITMIEFDGEGFVRSEAFRKPRHELSAWRRDGYETMRKKAKILDTQPLREP
- a CDS encoding Crp/Fnr family transcriptional regulator, with product MGTTRQSLANSLVEPASFRKLAALSDISREDLQALSSMPYTDIAVGRNRSLIDPLNDPLKCFVVATGWAYSFAVMPNGRRQVFHIYQEGDLIGFEDLMFSRNVFPVTAITNCRLANIRTDQMRSFLSRNVRLSSYLYAMSNLNQVVLMDRMQAIARLEPKPRMAHFLLELMSRTRVTSDFHNGRRGRSMVFNLPMRQGLIADCAGMSAVHVSRTLSWFVEDGLISRPARHIFEVHDEQRLLDMSGFKNRYETITRMN
- the rpmE gene encoding 50S ribosomal protein L31, with amino-acid sequence MKTDGHPDYHTITVKMVDGSTYETRSTWGKEGDTLVLDIDPKTHPAWTGGEARISDRGRVSKFKDKFKGFA
- a CDS encoding endonuclease/exonuclease/phosphatase family protein yields the protein MRQSFTVLSYNIQAGIGTQRAHHYVTRAHHQVISTKAKRERLRSIGKFIAGFDIACLQEVDPGGRRAGFSNQGDILSEASGHPHHVYQENRAVRAISRHGNAILSRVPIVSCEDLKLPGRIGGRGALLVEFDMEPATILACVHLSLGPDDQREQLEYLADEMDKPRYGRARKIVCGDMNCAARSGPLSRFSEVSGLRPITGAPHKTYPSWTPRLGLDHILTDDTTIDHQVTVEAASFSDHLPVSARFQASSLPT